The genomic window GCTTGGGTGATCGCCGCTTTTAATTTATCTTGGGTTGCTGTGGAAATCGTCCACCACCGCACTTCCCAAAAGGGACGATTGATCACATCTGCTCGTATTAAGCCAGCAAAATCTAATGCCGTCTGATTGGCTTCTATCAGAATACCTTCAACGGTGAGTAACCCGATAAATTGAAAAGTATGATTGAAAATAGCCCGAAATTGTTCTTCCCTTGATTGTTCCGCCTGGCGCAGTTCGGCATTCTGGATGGCAGTTTTTATCGTGAAGCGTAACTGCTCTGGTGTAAATTGATCTTCAACAAGATAGTCTTCTGCACCCGCTTTCATTGCTTGCACTGCTAAAGCTGTATTGTCTTCAGCAATCATCACCACGGGAGGACAGCTTTTTCCCCATTGAGATTTCAGCGTTTTTAATACTGCTAATCCATCTTGATCACTCAGGTGATATTTCAAAATAATTGCGTCGATGATACCAGCCTCATTCCAGGGAGTCTGATCACAACACAAATTTAAGACATCTTTCGCCGATTTTGCTGTTATTATGGTATAATCAATGTCTGAATAAACATTTAGATAAGAACGATACTTATCTTGATTAATCTCTACCTCATCAACAATTAAGATTGCGTGTCGGCGTTCTGTCAGCATGGGTTTTCATCAGAATCAAAGGTGAGTGATTCAATTGCAAGTTTGTAAAAAAAACTGCCCAGAGATTTATTTTTTACATCACAGGGTTTTAAACCCAAGTTTTCGCTAATAAATACTTAAGCAAGACAAAATTTTAGCCAAATTGAGAATAACATTTTTTTGCATCAAGCAAGTAGATCCTAAAAATGTTGCAATGGCAACCCATCTTGAAACACTAATAATTCTCCCGGTTGAATGGGTGTCCAAACCTCGTTATCTGTGAGGGGAGTGGTGGCGATGACGGCGACGCGATCGCTTGATGTGGTTAATTCGTTAAAATCTACAGTCATATCTTGGTCTATTAAGTGAGCCGCCGCAAAGGGTGCTTGACGGACTATATAACTCAGTTTAGTTGAGCAGTGAGTAAAAAAATGTTCCCCATCGGAGAGTAAGTAATTAAAAATACCTGCCGTGGCTAATTGTTCTGTAACTTTTTGCAGTACAGGATACAATCTATCTAAGGGGGGTTGACCTTGGGGAAAGCTTTGTCTGAGGGTTTCTAAGATTACGCAAAAGGCTTTTTCACTATCAGTATTACCCACAGCCTGATAAAAACCTTGAGGTTCTGGATCAAAATCTGGCAAATTGCCGTTATGAGCAAACACCCAATACCGTCCCCAGAGTTCCCGGCGAAACGGATGGCAATTATGTAAGGCGACTTCCCCTTGGGTAGCCTTACGAATATGGGCGATAACGTGGGTAGAGTGGATGGGATAACGCCTCACCAAATCTGCGATCGCAGAATTAATAGAAGGTTTAGCATCTAAAAATATTCTACATCCTTTACCTTCAAAGAAAGCAATCCCCCAACCATCACTATGATCATCTGTTCTTCCTCCCCGTGCGGAAAACCCTTCAAAGGAAAAGCAGATATCGGTTGGCACATTACAATTCATTCCCAGCAGTTGACACATTGATATTGCAGTTTCTGAATTTTTAACTTATGCCTCAGAATCAAGATACTTCAGAATGCGATCAATATTTTGGTGCGATCGCTGCATTTTCCACAATGGTGAATAATATTATCTTTGCTTGATTTATGCCGTGCTGTACTAGGTTATCATAAACCTCGCAATAATACTTATGAAAAATATTACTGTTTCAGGCATATCAATTGAATAATTGAGGTTTTTTCTGATCTCAGTCCTCTAAATATTGATCCCCAAATTCAAGCAAGCGGTATTTCTGTAAGCGAGTCTACTTATAAATGATTTCTTTAATATAACTTAATACCAATTTTAAGTGTTTTTACCGAAGATATTACTTACGAAAAAAAGAATTATTAAAACAGTTATGTAACTAATAACTTTGTTACATAACTATAAAATTTTGTTTTGAAACTACATTTTTATAAATTCAAAAAATAATGAATACTTGTCCCTGTTGCTCTCATCGGCTTTTACGGCATATCCGCAGTCATGAAGTTTATTTTTTCTGCCGACAATGCTGGCAAGAAATGCCAGTTTTAAAGAAGACACATAATCACCATTTTCACCCGATGTTTAGCGATAAAAAAGAGGGGTCTTACATCAATATAATCTAATCGACACACGATAAATACCGCACTGCTATAGCGTTTCTTAATCACATGAAGTATATAGCCTCCTCCCCGCTTGCTCTTAGAGGATGTTTGAAAAGTACCTATTGGTGTAGCAAAACATTTCAGATCCCCCTAAATCCCCCTTAAAAAGGGGGACTTTGATTCTTGTTCCCCTCTTTTTAAGCTACCGTGTATACACAAGTTATCGAATCACTATCTGTCCTCGAATTACCCTACCCTAACCCTCCCCTTGGAAAGGGGAGGGAACTGGATTTTCTGGTTTCCCCCCTTTCCAAGGGGGGATTAAGGGGGGTAAAACCTTGATCTAGAAAGAATATCTGACTTGTGTATACACCGTAGCTTTTTAAGGGGGGTTAGGGGGGATAAACAAGTGTCTAAAATCACAGCAAACCACTTTTCAAACAACCTCTTAGGGGGTTGGGGGTGGGGTTCTTGTACCTCACTAAAGTGAGAACCGCTATAAGAGGATGGTTAAAAATTCGGAATGGGTATAAAAAACATCTATCTTTAGTTTGATTAAATCTCTGCCTGAAGAAATAAATATTGCTAAATCTTGAATTTTATTTTATAAATTAAAAATCACGGAATAGCTATCGATTTTGTCCTCAACACGAGAGTCGCTTCAGGCAGAAAACTAACGAATGAAATACTGGATAAATAAAGTAGTAATCTTGGCATTTTTATTGTATGTTTTATTACTAAATACCAATTATGCCAGAGCCGACCAGCTTTCAAATCCTGATGTTCAGCAATTAACCACAGTCCCGATAGTGGAAAAATTAGCAATCGTTGACAATAATCTTGGGGAAAGTATCAAAGAAGATTTTTGGCGATTTCGTGAGCAATTTAAAGGAACAAATAAATTACAAGGACTATTCACACTTTATAGTCATGAGGATTCAGGGGAAATTTACTTAGAAATTCAGCCAGAACAATTAAATAAAAATTATTTAGCTACAGTCACATTAGAATCGGGGATTGGTGAGGCGGGGATTTATAGCGGATTACCGCTTGCTGATTATCTGTTTTATTTCCGCCGAGTTAACAATAATTTGCACTTTGTGGTACGTAATGTTAAATTCCGTACAGAATCAAGTGAAGCAGAACAGCGATCGCTAGCTCGTTCATTTAGCGACTCAGTTCTTTATTCACTGGAAATAGCAAGTATTGATCCGCGCAGTAAAAATATTCTGATTAACTTGGATAATCTGCTCATGCAGGATTTTCCCGGATTAACTCCCTTATTGAAATACTCTTTACAGGCTGATTATCGGCTAGAAAGAAGCAAATCCTATTTTGGTGATGTTAAAAGCTTCCCAGAGAATGTTGAGATTGATGCAATTTATGGTTTTTCATCACCAGAAGGAGCAGATTTAGTCACTTTACCCGATAGTCGCTCACTTAGCTTGAAGGTACACTACAGTTTTTCTCAACTTCAAGAACACAACGGCTATATTCCCAGGTTAGCTGATGACCGAGTGGGATATTTTATTACTGCCTTTCAAGACTTCTCAAACAATCACACTCAAGAACCCTTTGTCCGTTATATTAACCGTTGGCATCTCGAACCATCCGACTCGAACGCACCCTTATCACCACCCAAACAGCAAATTGTGTTTTGGATTGAGAATGCTGTACCGCCGCAGTATCGTGAGGCGATTCGTGAAGGTGTGCTGATGTGGAACAAAGCATTTGCCAAAGCAGGATTTGAAAATGCGATCGCAGTGCAACAAATGCCAGATGATGCTGACTGGCAACCAGGCGATGTCCGCTACAATACTATTCGCTGGTTTAATTCTTTAGATGCTGGTTTTGCCAAAGGGCCAGCAAGAGTCAACCCCCTCACCGGCGAAATCTTAGACGCAGATATTATCATCGATGCCAACATGGTGCGATCGGTTCAGCAAGAATATCACGCACTGATGGAAGACAATAACCTCTGTCAACAGGTAAGAGACACAAGCCAGCAGCATAATATTAACCACGTTTCTTCCCCTATACCCCTACACCCCTACACCCCTACACCCTTTGAATCTTGCTATAGCCAACATACATCAGAGCAAGCCTCTATGGGGGCATTGGCGTTATCACTGTTGCAAAATACTCAACCCAGTAGTGAGGCGATGCAGGAGTATGTACATCAATATTTGCGTTATCTCATCGCCCACGAAGTCGGACACACTCTTGGTTTGCGTCACAACTTCCACGGCAGCACTATGTTAACGCCTGAAGAATTAAATAACACTGAAATCACCCACACTAAAGGTTTAGTTGGTTCGGTGATGGACTATCTACCTGTGAACATAGCACCCCAGGGAGTCCAGCAAGGTGAATATTTCCCTAGTGTGATTGGCCCCTACGATGAATGGGCAATTGAGTACGGTTATAAAAACAGTCCTCACGCCGTTGGTGAGATGATCAATCCAGAAGCAGAAAAGAGCTTTTTGCAGCAGATTGCCTTGGCATCTCCCCAACCAGAGTTATCTTACGCGACTGATGAGGATATCTTGGATATCAATCCTCTCGCCAATGTTTGGGATATGAGTAGTGATGTACTAGTCTATTCCCAGTGGCAAATGGATAATGCCCGTGTGATGTGGCAACGTCTGGATGAGCATTATTTACCACGGGGAGAAAGCTATAGTAATCTGCGCGTTTTATTTAATCGAGTCCTGAAATATTATTTTCGTAACGCCAACTTGCTTTCTCAATATATTGGGGGGGAATCGTTCCGCCGTGTTCATGCTAGTGATGATAGTTCATGGGCATTTGTACCAGTTCCACTGCTGAAACAACGTCAAGCATTGGCGAAGTTACAAGAGTATGTGTTTGCTGAGGATGCTTTTAGTTTCTCACCGCAATTGCTGAATCAGCTAGCACCATCACGCTGGCAACACTGGGGAAGCTTTGCGCCCAATAATCGCCTTGACTATCCCATTCATGAAAGTATTTTAAGTTATCAAAGGGGAATATTGCGATCGCTATTTAATGCTGAACGTCTCCATCGTTTACGGGATCTAGAATTAAAAACTCTAGTTGGGCAAGCACTTTCCATCCCGGAATTATTCGACACCTTGCAACAAGGCATCTGGACAGAAGTTTTAGCTACGGGGGAAGCAAAGGCAATTTCTAGCATCCGGCGTTCTCTGCAACAAGAACATCTGAATATTCTGCTAGAAATGGTCTTACATCAATATGATGTACCAGATGATGGCAGAACACTCGCTTGGTATGAATTGCGCCAACTGCAAAACGCCATTAATACCCAGGTAAAACAATTTGGGGAAAAACTGGATACTTATACTCTAGCCCACTTAGAATTTTCTAGCGATCGCATCACGAAAGCCTTAAACGCACAGTTATTTTCACAATAATTTAGTGTTTGAGGGGGTTTACGATTATTTCCTCAATTTTAAAAAAAAGCTTGAGTCTCTGGATAGAGAAATATCATAGTATTTGCTGATAATTTCTATCTTTAAGGAAATTGACTAGTCATATTTAATCAACAATTTTACTTACGTATCTAGAGGGTTGATATTTTTATTATTACTCCTCATAGTTAATGACATCAGTAACAGATGAATCGTATAATAGGTTTTTGCAGGAATTTTAGTGCTGCTAACAGGTAAAATTTATCACTTTTCTTAGGTGCAGGCTAGAATAGCTGATGTTTGCTCTTTGTATCTGAAAGCTGATATGAGCCTCTAAATTATCCATCATTACAGATTCAATTCTAGTAGTGGATTTTTTAACACAGTAAAAGAGTGAACACACCCTTCACACCTCACCAACTAGGCATACTAGTTGGGAGAAATATAACAATCTAGTCATGAGTCATTCCTCCTGCCTCACCATCCTGGTAATTGATAATTGCATCGAAGATTGGGTAACATTTCGCCAATTTTTACAGCATGACCGTCTCTATACCTATCGAATTTGGGAATTTGAGACGGCAACACAGGCAATGGCATGGTGTCAGCAGGGGATATCAGATATTATTTTGCTGAATTTTCTATTACCCGATGGCAATGGGCTGGAGTTTTTGGGAGAATTGCGGCAACTCGTAAGTCATACACAATCTGCGATTATTCTGTTGACAGAAAAAGAGGATGCAGCGATCGCAGTTCGGGCGATGAAAAGTGGCGCGCAAGATTATCTAGTCAAAAACCAACTTACACCGGAAACTCTACA from Nostoc sp. UHCC 0870 includes these protein-coding regions:
- a CDS encoding class II glutamine amidotransferase, coding for MCQLLGMNCNVPTDICFSFEGFSARGGRTDDHSDGWGIAFFEGKGCRIFLDAKPSINSAIADLVRRYPIHSTHVIAHIRKATQGEVALHNCHPFRRELWGRYWVFAHNGNLPDFDPEPQGFYQAVGNTDSEKAFCVILETLRQSFPQGQPPLDRLYPVLQKVTEQLATAGIFNYLLSDGEHFFTHCSTKLSYIVRQAPFAAAHLIDQDMTVDFNELTTSSDRVAVIATTPLTDNEVWTPIQPGELLVFQDGLPLQHF
- a CDS encoding zinc-dependent metalloprotease, whose translation is MKYWINKVVILAFLLYVLLLNTNYARADQLSNPDVQQLTTVPIVEKLAIVDNNLGESIKEDFWRFREQFKGTNKLQGLFTLYSHEDSGEIYLEIQPEQLNKNYLATVTLESGIGEAGIYSGLPLADYLFYFRRVNNNLHFVVRNVKFRTESSEAEQRSLARSFSDSVLYSLEIASIDPRSKNILINLDNLLMQDFPGLTPLLKYSLQADYRLERSKSYFGDVKSFPENVEIDAIYGFSSPEGADLVTLPDSRSLSLKVHYSFSQLQEHNGYIPRLADDRVGYFITAFQDFSNNHTQEPFVRYINRWHLEPSDSNAPLSPPKQQIVFWIENAVPPQYREAIREGVLMWNKAFAKAGFENAIAVQQMPDDADWQPGDVRYNTIRWFNSLDAGFAKGPARVNPLTGEILDADIIIDANMVRSVQQEYHALMEDNNLCQQVRDTSQQHNINHVSSPIPLHPYTPTPFESCYSQHTSEQASMGALALSLLQNTQPSSEAMQEYVHQYLRYLIAHEVGHTLGLRHNFHGSTMLTPEELNNTEITHTKGLVGSVMDYLPVNIAPQGVQQGEYFPSVIGPYDEWAIEYGYKNSPHAVGEMINPEAEKSFLQQIALASPQPELSYATDEDILDINPLANVWDMSSDVLVYSQWQMDNARVMWQRLDEHYLPRGESYSNLRVLFNRVLKYYFRNANLLSQYIGGESFRRVHASDDSSWAFVPVPLLKQRQALAKLQEYVFAEDAFSFSPQLLNQLAPSRWQHWGSFAPNNRLDYPIHESILSYQRGILRSLFNAERLHRLRDLELKTLVGQALSIPELFDTLQQGIWTEVLATGEAKAISSIRRSLQQEHLNILLEMVLHQYDVPDDGRTLAWYELRQLQNAINTQVKQFGEKLDTYTLAHLEFSSDRITKALNAQLFSQ